The window GAGAAGAATGGCTCCTGGAAATGGCTCTTTTGTGACCAAATTCATTCTGTTGGGATTAACCAACCAGCCAGATCTCCAACTCCCTCTATTCTTCCTGTTCTTAGGAATGTACATGGTCACTGTGCTGGGAAATTTGGGATTGATAATGTTAATTGCACTGAATTCACACCtacacacccccatgtactttttccttttaaacttgtCCTTCATAGACCTCTGTTATTCTTCTGTATTTACACCAAAAATGCTGATTAACTTCTTACCAAAGAAGAATATTATTTCTTACATGGGGTGCATGACCCAGCTCtacttcttctgtttttttatcATTTCAGAATGCTATGTGCTGACATCAATGTCCTATGACCGCTTTGTGGCCATCTGTAAGCCACTTTTGTATACAGCTACCATGTCCCCTAAAGTGTGTTCCAGCCTTATGCTTGGTTCCTACTTGATGGCATTTTCTGGTGCCATGGCTCACACTGGATGCATGCTGAGACTGACCTTCTGTGATGCAAACACCATCAACCATTATTTCTGTGACATCCTCCCTCTGCTCGAACTCTCCTGCACAAGTACCTATGTCAGTGAGCTGGAAGTGTTCATCGTAGGAGGCATCAATATCATTGTGCCCAGTctcaccatctttgtctcttatgGTCTCATCCTCACCAACATCCTTCACATCAGCTCCACAGAGGGCAGGTCCAAAGCCTTTAGCACCTGCAGTTCGCACATCATTgctgtttctctcttctttggaACAGGGGCATTCATGTATCTCAAACCACCTTCTGCTGTGTCTATGGATGAGGGGAAAATCTCTTCTGTCTTTTACACCAATATGATTCCTATGATGAACCCATTAATCTACAGCTTGAGGAACAAAGATGTTAAACTTGCTCTGAGAAAATCTCTGAGTAGGAGACAGTTTTAATCAGAACTGTCTGTGTGCACAAGTAACTTGTACTGTgatatattgtttttaattttaatggaaaCCTTCTTACCATATTTTTTGTTACCTTTTTTAACCTAGTatcttaaagaaatttaaatcctgtttgaataatttatttccatttttatatatttttcttagttttcaaaatacatatattctctttttcttgCATAGTCATAACATTAAATAGTGaatatattatcttttttattataatttttgaaattatttttccactGGGAAAAGATGAATGGTCTCCAAATAACAAATTATATAACATTAGACTGAAACCTATCACATGGGTTATTTTTAATCTATCAACTTGCAATAAGGATAAATAAGATACTCTGTTTCTACTCTTATCTTTCCAATTTTCACTTGGCAATAATATACCTTCTTGAAATACCAGAGATTGATGATTCTAAGGGTATCAAGGATAATCCATTTCCCATATGTAAATCTTTAGTGTTAAGCTTCTTTTAGCaaagagttttatttttcacCTTTGTAAGTAAAACTGACACATAACCAGTCATCAAAATACATGTTTTGCATGGGTGGGAAAGTGAAACCAAGAGTGGATAATGATTTacttaaagtcacacagctttagaaagaaaaattgtaGACTAAAGTCTTATCATTTTGACTTCAAGTATATTATTCTTCAGTATACTCTATACACTCCTcataatgttattttatttcagtaGAAAACCTTTACCTATGGACTCACTCCTTGTGCAGGACCCTAGATACTATTGAGATCACAGAATTTCTCTATATAAGATGAAAGCTTAAgttatttatgatttaaaatgttaaaccaACAGGGCTAGATGACTTTTGAACAAGTagattatttctcattttgttggCTTCTGTGTGCTACATTCATATGGAGTTTTAGGTACAGAAACATTAAATTGCAGCTGGGAGAATAATGCCAATGTGAAAGAAATATGAGAATAAAGCAAGTTATGACAtgaatgttggattttttttttgaaagcaaaaGTGTGCTACTTTAAAAATCTTCAATATGCTGTATCAGTGACCCTGTAATCATTTTctaagatattttgaaaaatattaattactAAACACTCTTCTTAATCTCCAGtcagtatttatgtattttgaaatttggcaaaactgatGTTTGACTTGTTTTTGTTTGAGGTGTTCAGCACAACTTAATCCTTGGCTGATATTTTTAGATGACCACTCATATTTCACTCCCAATTGCAATATGAACATGATTGATTTTTCCTTaacaagttctttttttaaaaaaatttttttaaaattttattttatttttaaactttacaatattgtattggttctgccatacatcgaatgaatccgccacaggcgtacatgtgttccccatcctgaaccctcctccctcctccctccccataccatccctctgggtcttcccagcgcaccagtcccaagcatccagtatcgtgtatcgaacctgaactggcgactcgtttaatatatgatattatacatgtttcaatgccatcctcccaaatcatcccaccctctccctctcccacagagtccaaaagactgttctatacatcagtgtctcttttgctgtctcgtatacagggttatcgttactgtctttctaaattccatatatatatgttagtatactgtattggtgtttttctttctggcttacttcactctgtataataggctccagtttcatccacttcattagaactgattcaaatgtattctttataatggctgagtaatactccattgtgtatatgtaccacagctttcttagccattcatctgctgatggacatctaggttgcttccatgtcctagctattataaacagtgccgcgatgaatattggggtacacatatctctttcaattctggttttctcagtgtgtatgcccagcagtgggattgctggatcataaggcagttctattttcagttttttaaggaatctccacactgttctcaatagcgactgtactagtttgcattcccaccaacagtgtaagagggttcccttttctccacaccctctgcagcatttattgcttgtagacttttggatcgcagccattctgactggtgtgaaatggtacctcatagtggttttgatttgcatttctctgataatgagtgatgttgagcatcttttcatgtgtttgttagccatctgtatgtcttctttggagaaatgtctatttagttctttggcccattttttgattgggtcatttatttttctggagttgagctgtaggagttgcttgtatatttttgagattagttgtttgtcagttgcttcatttgctattattttctcccattctgaaggctgccttttcaccttgcttatagtttcctttgatgtgcagaagcttttaaggttaattaggtcccatttgtttatttttgcttttatttccagtattatgggaggtgggtcatagaggatcctgctgtgatgtatgtcagagagtgttttgcctatgttctcctctaggagttttatagtttctggtctcacatttagatctttcatccattttgagtttatttttgtgtatggtgttagaaagtgttctagtttcattcttctacaagtggttgaccagatttccctgcaccacttgttaaagagattgtctttaatccattgtatatccttgcctcctttgtcaaagataaggtgtccataggtgcgtggatttatctctgggctttctattttgttccattgatctatatttctgtctttgtgccagtaccatactgtcttgatgactgtggctttgtagtagagcctgaagtcaggcaggttgattcctccagttccattcttctttctcaagatcgctttggctattcgagggtttttgtatttccatacaaattgtgaaattatttgttctagttctgtgaagaatactgttggtagcttgatagggattgcattgaatctataaattgctttgggtagtatactcattttcactatattgattctttcaatccatgaacatggtatatttctccatctattagtgtcctctttgatttctttcaccagtgttttatagttttctatatataggtctttagtttctttaggtagatatattcctaagtattttattcttttcgttgcaatggtgaatggaattgtttccttaatttctctttctgttttctcattattagtgtataggaatgcaagggatttctgtgtgttgattttatatcctgcaactttactgtattcattgattagttctagtaattttctggtggagtctttagggttttctatgtagaggatcatgtcatctgcaaatagtgagagttttacttcttcttttccaatttggattccttttatttctttttctgctctgattgctgtggccaaaacttccaaaactatgttgaatagtaatggtgaaagtgggcacccttgtcttgttcctgactttagaggaaatgctttcaatttttcaccattgagaataatgtttgctgtgggtttgtcatatatagcttttattatgttgaggtatgttccttctattcctgctttctggagagtttttatcataaatggatgttgaattttgtcaaaggctttctttgcatcttttgagataatcatatggtttttatttttcaatttgttaatgtggtgtattacattgattgatttgcggatattgaagaatccttgcatccctgggataaagcccacttggtcatggtgtatgatctttttaatgtgttgttggattctgattgctagaattttgttaaggatttttgcgtctatgttcatcagtgatattggcctgtagttttctttttttgtggcatctttgtcaggttttggtattagggtgatggtggcctcatagaatgagtttggaagtttaccttcctctgcaattttctggaagagtttgagcaggataggtgttagctcttctctaaatttttggtagaattcagctgtgaccagagtatttaaatgtttagttcagttgctcagttgtgtctgactgtttgcgaccccatgggctgcagcattccaggcttccctgtgcatcaccaactcctggagcatgttcaaactcatatgcatcgattcggtgatgccatccagccatcacatcttctttcatcccattctgctcctgcctttagtctttcccagaattagcATCCTTTCTGATGACTccattcttcgcatcagttggccaaagtattggagcttcagcttcaacaccagccctcccaatgaatatttaaaactgagttcctttaagactgactggtttgatctctttgtagttcTTCCTTTCTTGAGTTATGTGACTGGCACTGACCGGCTTTGAGGGAAGTTACAGTTCTGCTGAAGGTGTTTAATCTTAGAGTCAACCTTGTAAGCCCTTGGTTTCTCCTGTGCCCATCAACCAGGACAGAACTTTTTCTAAATTGCTGTGAAATTGGATTCTTTTCTACAATGTTGCATCacgaatatatattttctttcctaatttagCTAGCTAGCGATTtcaaatattatacaatatattgGGAAGATTTTAAACATGACATAGAGAACTAAGAAGATGTTTCAAAGAAGCTTATATTTAATATTTCGCAtggcatgattttaattttcattcttcaGAAATTCAGCGCCTAGTGGTTTCTTCCATCTCCCTTTTAAGTTTTGCCCCactacaaacaaacaaattatatAATTGTGGTAGCTGCACAAGTCATTATTTTGTTTGTGGATGCCCTCTTTCTTGGAGCATTTTGAAGGCATATTTTTGAGCATTTGATGCTTTCCTATCAATAAGAGAGAGAACACTCCATTATCTTAGAATGAtattcttctccctccttccactCAATATAAGTAGTGTGTTTAAAGATAGACTCATGTAGGTTTATTTTTCacacaaaaacatatatatttctaaaatgggTTGAATCTCCCAAGACAATTGAATGGTCTTTGTTAAGTAAACATTctcctactttcttttttatgtttttgataaAGGTAAGGTTTTGTACCATATTTCAAGTGTACAAGATACTAATCAGAATGGTACTTTCAGGCTTCTCATCAAAGTTAACTCTGACTCAATTTCTTCTTGAATTTTAACCAAACCTTAATCATAgttttgagaattatgtttttacTACATAGCTTCAATTTTCAAGTGGGTAATGGAGAACCACTGAAAGTTCTTGAACTAGGGAGGGACAGAGCTGTGTTTTCAGATGTTATTCTAGTAGCATTAATCATGACCAGATAAGACTGAATATGtgggaaaatgtgaaaataatagtTAGGAGCTACTATAGTTCAACATTAcactagttcagttcaatcaTAAGCCAGAAGTTGTGCGGTGGCTGGGGACAGATGGATGCAGGTCACTGTGGTTGCAGATATTATG is drawn from Bubalus kerabau isolate K-KA32 ecotype Philippines breed swamp buffalo chromosome 5, PCC_UOA_SB_1v2, whole genome shotgun sequence and contains these coding sequences:
- the LOC129653722 gene encoding olfactory receptor 145-like; this translates as MAPGNGSFVTKFILLGLTNQPDLQLPLFFLFLGMYMVTVLGNLGLIMLIALNSHLHTPMYFFLLNLSFIDLCYSSVFTPKMLINFLPKKNIISYMGCMTQLYFFCFFIISECYVLTSMSYDRFVAICKPLLYTATMSPKVCSSLMLGSYLMAFSGAMAHTGCMLRLTFCDANTINHYFCDILPLLELSCTSTYVSELEVFIVGGINIIVPSLTIFVSYGLILTNILHISSTEGRSKAFSTCSSHIIAVSLFFGTGAFMYLKPPSAVSMDEGKISSVFYTNMIPMMNPLIYSLRNKDVKLALRKSLSRRQF